The following nucleotide sequence is from Aspergillus luchuensis IFO 4308 DNA, chromosome 1, nearly complete sequence.
AATGCTGCAGGTCGGCTTCTGCCATCTGCGGCCTGTCGATTCCGTGTACCCTGGGCTCCAATAACCTTTCTCTCTCATTGCAATCCCTCACCTATCTCATTACCACAGGGATCGGCTGACACTAATGTCTGCGCTCCTTTGGATGGACTATGATGATAGCCTGTGAAACCCTCCTACCCCGGCTGCAAGTTGCCCGAGGTAGCCGGCTGTTAGTTTCAAACCTACCATTTAGACCTACGCAGCCCCGGATGCCAATTAGAACCTTCGGTCATCCTATACAACGATGCAATTTTTCCGTTTCCAAGTCACAGCAGACATCAACAGATCAGACTATGGCGTCTCAAAAGACCCCAAAATCCAAGTCTACGCCCGCTGAGCCTCGGCCCAGTTCCAGGTTCGTCATATGCCAAGCTTCGTCGTCTTTCCCGACATACATCCCTACCATACTCAATCTCTTGCTTTCACCTCTTATATAGCGTCAGAATCTCGTAGACTCAAGGCTAATTATATCCCAGCgtaatcatcatctctccaCATAATGaggtccttcttctccaccgcGTCAAGACATCAACGTCATACCCATCAGCACATGTCTTTCCGGGAGGGAACCTCTCCACCCAGGACGGGCCATGCCCACCGGTACATGATATCTCCCGACACGATGACGGACCCTGGTATCGAAATGCTGCCATCCGAGAACTATTCGAGGAAAGCGGCATTCTCCTGGCCAAGGACCGTGACTCAGGCAAGATGATCGCTGTGCCACAGGAGCAGCGCGAAGCCGGTCGTCGCGCGATTCATCAGAATAAGATGACATTTGTGCAATGGTTAAAGGAGCAGCATCCCGCAGCAGTACCAGATACGGAAGGACTGATACCATTTACGCGCTGGCTCACACCCATCAGACTTCCGAGACGGTATACGACCCAGATGTACCTGTATTTCTTACCCTTGCCGATGGAGATCGAGAAGCCCGTTCTGGATGAGATCCCACATGAGGGTGAAAAAGAGGAGATTCAGGTTCCGACGAGTGATGGCGGAGTGGAGATTTCCGAGGCGAGGTTCTTGCCTGCGTCAGAATGGGTTCGTATGGCGCAGAAGGGCGAGGCTATCTTGTTTCCGCCCCAGTTCATGCTGCTTCATTTGATGGCGGAGTTTCTTAATCAGGGAACACCGGGTATGGAGTCTGTTGAGGAGTTGAAGAGGCAGCGAGAGGAATTGTTGCAGTTCATTCATTCGGGGCAGCCGCCGTGGACGGACAAGTGTATTTGTCCGAAGGCGCTGCAGATTGGGTCTGATGGCCGGACTGTGATGAAGTTGGATCATCCTGGACCGGAGCTGGAAGGTACTGGTCGACAAGGGGATACGGAGCGGGTTGTACAGCTAAAGTTCATCAAGGGGGTTCCTCGAGAGGTTGTGGtgcggtggaagaaggatgtATTTGAGGAGAGCCGTTTGTAGCTGAATATGGGTAGATCGCCAGTAGCCGGCTTGTTGTGTAGTATCATATAGAGCATCTAGATGCCGaactatactactacctcaGTAATCACAACTCGTCAATAACTTATGACCGTCATATTAATGTATCAATCCTCTTATCGAATTTGTCAATCTCTAAGGATGCTCACTATGTGAGAACGAGGTGAGAACGATATACCGAATATCCTGAGTAAGGAACCTACAAAGCGACTAAATCATCGTGTATAATCCTCTCTTCTATATCATCACTCTACCTTCCCTACAACCATACTACAACTCTCACCCACCATCTCACCAGCCACATTCCAATCATGAAGTTCTTTACACCGCCACACcaggcacacacacaccctcaCCGCCCACCAATCCAGACAAGCCCAACCCACCCGGCAAAAAAACTTAGTCATCAGCCCTCGACAAACAATCACATGACCCACAACCCGCGTTCGCCAGAAAGATTCAAGTGGAATTTCACACGCACCGTCCGCCGCCAGTTTAACCCGCCAGCGCAAAACCTCTCACCGTCGtcaacctcaaccacccccccAAACAACCGTCAAAATGGAGAACGAGAAGGGAGAGATCGTCGATCTGTATGTATCCATTCATTTCCAAATTTATTGCCTCGAGTTGTGATGGGGTTGAGTGAGATGGGTATGGAGATATGGATGCGATTCGGTGGTCGATATACAcgatgatatgatatggATTGAGCGATCACATATCGCGGATATGTGCGATGGATGGGGTAACATTATTTGTCggtcgacgaagaggaaaaggacaTAGTCCGATCTGGATTGAATTGGATCTACGATATGGAAAAGAGACGGACCTGAAATCGAAATAtacggagaaggagaagaaaagaggaggaaataCTGAACACCGATCGCATCGCATATCTCCatgaccatcaccatcaccccaCCAACACACATGCGCAATCGTCAAAGGAAACAAGGCTAGGAAAAACGCAAAAATGCTAATAATTCAATTACAGCTACGTCCCCCGCAAGTGCAGCGCCACCAACCGCATCATCAAGGCCAACGACCACGCCTCCGTCCAGATCTCCATCGCCAAGGTTGACGAGAACGGCCGCTACACCGGTGAGAACCACACCTACGCTCTGTGCGGTTTCATCCGTGCCCGTGGTGAGAGCGATGACTCCCTGAACCGCCTTGCCCAGCGTGACGGCTACATCCGCAACGTCTGGACCGCTGCCCGTCAGCGCTaagctcttttctttcctcctttgTTTGAGAGAGTGACGTGCGGTGTTGGGATGAAATTTGGAAGTGGGTGGTTATTGATGATGGTACGTTACCAactatctacctatctacctatctatctatctatgtcTTCTACTACGTAGGAGTTTTGCAGGCAGGGCGCAAGGCTAATGATATTGATGGGTATAGGATGAAGATATTTAACTATatctccaacaacaaaaaagGGAATCCTTTTCACAATGAAATGAAAAAACTTTTCTTAACTTTTCCATCAACAATTCAATTTCCATCCTGCtttcaatttttttattccctTCTTATCGTCTCGGTTGGAGCAGCCTTCATCTCTCTTTTTGGGGGTgccctttttcctttctcgtctggtacggagtactgttGTAGCAAGCATACACACACTAGATATCATATCTTATCATCGGCACATCAAGGCTTCCTCACTCCGCCCCCAATAAACCCccgagaagagaaagcagaagaaggaaaccgTCATCTGGATTCctcctcttgtctttcttttctctagGTCAGGGGACATCCCATGAGTCAGGAGGTAGACAAGTAAAACACGCACATCCACCGCCGAATATTACGCTTTACCGCCTGCTGAAGAGCCACTTTGCTGAGACTTGCATCGGGGCACAGATACGGGTGGGACATATCTATCTAGTTAACCTCCTTAGATAGttagtagaagaagaaaaaaggaaacttAAGGTTCAAAAACTGGATGCTTTTCATTTCT
It contains:
- a CDS encoding NUDIX hydrolase (COG:L;~EggNog:ENOG410PJUP;~InterPro:IPR039121,IPR000086,IPR015797;~PFAM:PF00293;~go_function: GO:0016787 - hydrolase activity [Evidence IEA]), translating into MMIACETLLPRLQVARGSRLLVSNLPFRPTQPRMPIRTFGHPIQRCNFSVSKSQQTSTDQTMASQKTPKSKSTPAEPRPSSSVIIISPHNEVLLLHRVKTSTSYPSAHVFPGGNLSTQDGPCPPVHDISRHDDGPWYRNAAIRELFEESGILLAKDRDSGKMIAVPQEQREAGRRAIHQNKMTFVQWLKEQHPAAVPDTEGLIPFTRWLTPIRLPRRYTTQMYLYFLPLPMEIEKPVLDEIPHEGEKEEIQVPTSDGGVEISEARFLPASEWVRMAQKGEAILFPPQFMLLHLMAEFLNQGTPGMESVEELKRQREELLQFIHSGQPPWTDKCICPKALQIGSDGRTVMKLDHPGPELEGTGRQGDTERVVQLKFIKGVPREVVVRWKKDVFEESRL
- the rps21 gene encoding 40S ribosomal protein eS21 (COG:J;~EggNog:ENOG410PQS0;~InterPro:IPR038579,IPR001931,IPR018279;~PFAM:PF01249;~go_component: GO:0005840 - ribosome [Evidence IEA];~go_function: GO:0003735 - structural constituent of ribosome [Evidence IEA];~go_process: GO:0006412 - translation [Evidence IEA]), whose product is MENEKGEIVDLYVPRKCSATNRIIKANDHASVQISIAKVDENGRYTGENHTYALCGFIRARGESDDSLNRLAQRDGYIRNVWTAARQR